The Terriglobales bacterium genome segment CTGCAACTTCCTCATACCCGCATGATGTCGGTCTGGCAGCAACAGAAAAACGGATGGGCGGCCATTGCCCACGCCGATTCTTTTTCCGTGCAATAAAAACAATCATGAGATAGTACAGCGGCGAAGGATGGCCTGTAACGTACAATCAAGGCGTCTGTGAATCGTCTCCGAGATAAAAAGACTAAGCGCGCGCATAAGCCAGCGGCGGCTGCGCTCTTTCGCCGCGCGCTGCTGCGTTGGTATGACGCGCACCAGCGCAATTTACCCTGGCGCGGAGAAAAAGATCCGTACAAAATCTGGGTCTCAGAGATCATGCTGCAGCAGACTCGCGTTGCCGTCGTGCTCGACCGCTATGTGCGTTTCCTGCGGCGTTTTCCCAACGTCCGGGCGCTGGCGCAAGCACGCCTCCCCAGTGTGCTGGCAGAGTGGAGTGGGCTGGGTTACTACCGCCGTGCCCGCGCGTTGCATGCCGCCGCTGCAATTGTTGTGCGTGAGCATGGCGGAAAATTGCCGCAGTCTGCCGAGACGCTTCGCCATCTGCCGGGCATTGGCCGTTACACAGCGGCAGCCATCGCCAGCATTGCCTTTGGGCAAGCGGTCCCCGTCGTGGATGGCAACGTCGAGCGCGTGTTGCAGCGTTTTTATGGGCCAGGCTCGATTCGCAATCATGAGGATTGCTGGCGGCGCGCCGGCGAGTTGCTTCATACGGAGCGTCCTGGCGACTTCAACCAGGCCATGATGGAGCTGGGCGCAACCGTCTGCCTGCCGAAGACGCCGCTGTGTTCCGAGTGTCCGCTCGCCCGGTTGTGCCGTGGCAGAAAGCAATTCACCAGCCCACGAAAACTACGGATACCAACTTCGCCAGAATCA includes the following:
- a CDS encoding A/G-specific adenine glycosylase, coding for MNRLRDKKTKRAHKPAAAALFRRALLRWYDAHQRNLPWRGEKDPYKIWVSEIMLQQTRVAVVLDRYVRFLRRFPNVRALAQARLPSVLAEWSGLGYYRRARALHAAAAIVVREHGGKLPQSAETLRHLPGIGRYTAAAIASIAFGQAVPVVDGNVERVLQRFYGPGSIRNHEDCWRRAGELLHTERPGDFNQAMMELGATVCLPKTPLCSECPLARLCRGRKQFTSPRKLRIPTSPESRRRVRSAYRVRLQQNCVYLVQRPASATLMPSMWELPQYNGRVAKSASSVRLRHSITNTDFEILACLEREKEGEQSRPKAEQSPAKWVNIRRLNR